A window of the Labeo rohita strain BAU-BD-2019 chromosome 1, IGBB_LRoh.1.0, whole genome shotgun sequence genome harbors these coding sequences:
- the papss1 gene encoding LOW QUALITY PROTEIN: bifunctional 3'-phosphoadenosine 5'-phosphosulfate synthase 1 (The sequence of the model RefSeq protein was modified relative to this genomic sequence to represent the inferred CDS: deleted 1 base in 1 codon), whose protein sequence is METSGNSSKKQKLSNAPESWGMQRATNVTYQAHHVSRNKRGQVVGTRGGFRGCTVWLTGLSGAGKTTVSMALEEYLVCHGIPCYTLDGDNIRQGLNKNLGFSPEDREENIRRIAEVAKLFADAGLVCIASFISPYSRDRLNARKIHEAAGLPFFEVFVDAPLDVCEQRDVKGLYKRARAGEIRGFTGIDSEYEKPEAPELVLKTDSCSVNECIQQLLDLLQERDIVPVDASYEVKELYVHENKLDLAKADAETLPAVEITKVDMQWVQVLAEGWATPLNGFMREREYLQCLHFNCLLDGGVINLSVPVVLPVSSADKERLDGNTAFALAYSGRRVAILRNPEFYEHRKEERCARQWGTTCKDHPYIKMVMESGDWLVGGDLQVLDRIYWNDGLDSYRLTPTELKQKFKEMNADAVFAFQLRNPVHNGHALLMQDTQRRLIERGYRRPVLLLHPLGGWTKDDDVPLAWRMKQHAAVLEEGLLDPNSTIVAIFPSPMMYAGPTEVQWHCRARMVAGANFYIVGRDPAGMPHPDTGKDLYEPSHGAKVLTMAPGLISLEIVPFKVAAYNKVKKAMDFYDPKKHQDYDFISGTRMRRMAREGQNPPEGFMAPKAWNVLKEYYQSLEKA, encoded by the exons ATGGAGACATCTGGTAACTCGAGTAAGAAGCAGAAACTGAGTAACGCGCCTGAGAGCTGG GGAATGCAAAGAGCCACCAATGTGACCTATCAAGCCCATCATGTGAGCAGAAACAAGCGTGGCCAGGTAGTCGGCACTAGAGGAGGATTTCGAGGATGCACGGTGTGGCTTACAG GTTTGTCTGGCGCGGGTAAGACGACGGTCAGCATGGCTCTGGAGGAGTATCTGGTGTGTCATGGCATCCCCTGCTACACTCTAGATGGAGATAACATCAGGCAGGGCCTCAATAAAAACCTGGGCTTTAGTCCTGAAGATCGCGAGGAGAACATTCGCCGTATCGCAGAAGTGGCAAAACTGTTTGCTGATGCTGGTCTTGTGTGCATCGCCAGCTTCATTTCCCCATACAGCAGG GACCGCCTGAATGCAAGGAAGATCCATGAAGCTGCTGGCCTTCCATTCTTTGAGGTGTTTGTAGATGCTCCTCTGGATGTGTGTGAGCAGAGAGATGTGAAGGGGCTCTATAAAAGGGCTAGAGCTGGAGAAATCAGAG GGTTCACAGGAATAGACTCTGAGTATGAAAAGCCAGAGGCCCCTGAACTGGTACTAAAGACTGATTCTTGCAGTGTAAACGAGTGCATCCAGCAACTTCTGGACCTCCTGCAGGAGAGG GACATAGTGCCTGTGGACGCGTCCTATGAAGTCAAGGAGCTCTACGTGCATGAGAACAAGCTAGACTTGGCCAAGGCAGATGCAGAGACTCTTCCAGCAGTGGAGATCACTAAG GTGGACATGCAGTGGGTTCAGGTGCTCGCTGAGGGCTGGGCCACTCCTCTAAACGGCTTCATGAGGGAGAGAGAGTACCTGCAGTGTCTGCACTTCAACTGTCTGCTTGATG GTGGGGTTATTAACCTGTCGGTGCCGGTGGTCCTCCCCGTCTCAAGTGCCGATAAGGAGCGTCTGGATGGCAACACTGCATTCGCGCTGGCGTACAGCGGTCGGAGGGTCGCGATACTGCGAAACCCAGAGTTCTACGAGCACCGCAAGGAAGAGCGCTGTGCCCGACAGTGGGGCACCACATGCAAGGATCATCCGTACATTAAG ATGGTGATGGAGAGCGGAGACTGGCTGGTTGGAGGCGATCTCCAGGTGCTGGATCGGATCTACTGGAACGACGGGCTGGATAGTTACAGGCTCACACCAACCGAACTCAAGCAAAAATTTAAAGAGATGAACGCAG ATGCTGTCTTTGCTTTCCAACTGCGGAACCCAGTACATAACGGCCACGCGCTGCTCATGCAGGACACGCAGCGGCGTCTAATCGAACGTGGCTACCGCCGACCTGTGCTTCTGCTTCACCCACTGGGCGGCTGGACCAAAGACGATGATGTGCCGCTGGCCTGGCGCATGAAACAGCACGCAGCTGTGCTAGAGGAGGGGCTGCTTGACCCTAACTCCACCATAGTGGCCATTTTTCCTTCACCGATGATGTACGCCGGCCCAACAGAG GTGCAGTGGCACTGTAGGGCCCGGATGGTGGCTGGGGCCAACTTTTACATAGTAGGCCGTGACCCCGCAGGAATGCCTCACCCAGACACAGGTAAAGACCTCTACGAGCCCTCCCACGGAGCTAAAGTACTCACCATGGCCCCTGGACTTATATCTCTGGAAATCGTGCCTTTCAAAGTGGCAGCCTACAATAAAGTCAAGAAGGCCATGGATTTTTATGACCCCAAAAA ACACCAGGACTATGACTTCATCTCAGGAACCCGCATGCGGAGGATGGCTCGCGAAGGCCAGAACCCTCCAGAAGGCTTCATGGCACCCAAAGCCTGGAATGTC TTGAAGGAATACTACCAGTCTTTGGAGAAGGCCTAA
- the LOC127163003 gene encoding uncharacterized protein LOC127163003 produces MDVNIALGLLATLVVLTSQPYNTEGRNIICRKDLHKLQKRSGEGVVLIEDYEVTPKDEERGTDCVEYEAAGLSPTPASQTTTMNKVPYTVTPIGTSKKPSKIHCRMDYGKPVKLDPPMRNLPTLPSSKGNGVVSGPYAGRVNGFVNTQPRVVCGKVQIQMRSVPKGLKYHAKGNRGKQDNKGPEAVKPKVGRPVMSIRVSSSGSSSLYNFVQLSLQVAYQRMLAAQKPRGSSASSRCV; encoded by the exons ATGGATGTTAACATTGCTCTTGGACTGCTTGCTACACTGGTTGTTCTTACTTCACAGCCATATAATACAGAAG GTAGAAATATTATTTGCCGCAAAGATCTGCACA AACTTCAGAAGCGCTCAGGTGAGGGTGTTGTTCTTATAGAAGATTATGAAGTCACACCAAAGGATGAGGAGCGAGGCACTGACTGTGTGGAATATGAGGCAGCTGGCCTTTCTCCCACCCCTGCTTCACAAACAACCACGATGAATAAAGTACCATACACGGTTACGCCAATCGGAACCTCCAAAAAGCCTTCCAAAATCCACTGCAGGATGGACTATGGTAAACCTGTGAAGCTGGATCCACCCATGAGGAATCTGCCCACACTTCCCAGTTCTAAAGGGAATGGAGTGGTCTCTGGTCCGTATGCAGGGAGAGTGAATGGTTTTGTTAACACCCAACCTAGGGTAGTGTGTGGGAAAGTGCAAATTCAAATGAGAAGTGTCCCTAAAGGATTGAAGTATCACGCTAAAGGCAACCGGGGAAAGCAAGATAATAAAGGACCAGAGGCAGTTAAGCCAAAAGTGGGCAGGCCTGTGATGTCTATTAGGGTGTCCAGCAGTGGAAGCTCCTCTTTGTACAACTTTGTACAACTTTCTCTACAAGTTGCTTATCAGAGAATGTTAGCTGCTCAGAAGCCCAGGGGAAGTTCAGCATCTTCTCGCTGTGTTTAA